Proteins from a single region of Bogoriella caseilytica:
- a CDS encoding SseB family protein has protein sequence MTEQHRGPGPEHRADSAGQPWAGRHLKPNPFSGDDGAIQPAMAAALALESRPQRVVAVVAALRETRVLAPIVAHEHPGTDEHGNPKPHAADTFRLGDRSGDAMASANLVSVRTPDGRSAVPVFSSVDALQAWDATARPVPVEGARAALAAVQESDSLLVLDPGNELTVLVPRPAVWAIARQQPWTPSWEDPEVTHAATQALRGLTELVGLRTEPGDRSELRIRLAVRADVTPERLREVLNAASQALSNDALIRERSDSLELAPQVMAG, from the coding sequence GTGACCGAACAGCACCGCGGCCCCGGCCCCGAGCACCGGGCGGATTCCGCAGGGCAGCCCTGGGCCGGCCGGCATCTCAAGCCCAACCCCTTCTCCGGCGATGACGGCGCTATCCAGCCCGCGATGGCGGCGGCGCTCGCCCTGGAGAGCCGCCCGCAGCGCGTCGTGGCAGTCGTCGCCGCGCTGCGGGAGACGCGAGTGCTCGCCCCGATCGTTGCCCACGAGCATCCCGGCACCGACGAGCACGGCAACCCCAAGCCGCACGCCGCGGACACGTTCCGGCTCGGTGACCGCTCAGGGGACGCGATGGCCTCGGCCAACCTGGTCTCGGTCCGCACCCCGGATGGGCGGTCGGCCGTGCCGGTCTTCTCCTCGGTGGACGCGCTCCAGGCCTGGGATGCCACCGCCCGCCCGGTCCCGGTTGAGGGCGCACGCGCTGCGCTGGCGGCGGTTCAGGAGTCGGACTCCTTGCTCGTCCTCGACCCGGGCAACGAGCTGACCGTGCTGGTGCCGCGACCGGCCGTGTGGGCCATTGCCCGTCAGCAGCCGTGGACACCGTCCTGGGAGGATCCCGAGGTCACACACGCGGCCACGCAGGCACTGCGCGGACTGACCGAACTTGTCGGCCTGCGGACCGAGCCGGGTGACCGATCCGAACTGCGCATCCGGCTCGCGGTGCGCGCCGACGTCACCCCCGAGCGTTTGCGTGAGGTGCTGAATGCGGCCTCCCAGGCACTGAGCAACGATGCGCTCATCCGGGAGCGGTCGGACTCGCTGGAGCTGGCCCCGCAGGTCATGGCCGGATAG
- a CDS encoding NAD(+) synthase: MSFESVYSHGFARVASCTIPVAIADPATNADAVITEVRACHEEGVALAVFPELCLTGYAIDDLFLQDAVLEATGAALSAIARASADLLPVIVVGAPLRWRHRLYNCAVLIHRGEILGVVPKQMMPTYREFYEARHFASGAGIRGQWITVGAPRRPGRGSSDEDLGPLEVPFGVDLLTEAVDVPGLTIHVEICEDMWVPVPPSAQAALAGATVLVNLSGSPITVGRAAERHLLAKSASSRCLAAYLYAAAGQGESSNDLSWDGQTMIYENGVLLAETDRFPDGPRRSVADVDLDLLRQERQRMGTFDDNARSVEQHHHSRGDTTSEGHYRRLMVEVEPPVTDVGLRRAIDRFPFVPNSEAQLDQDCYEAFAIQVTALAQRMQAIGEPKLVIGVSGGLDSTHALLVAVRAMDRLGRPRSDILGFTLPGFATGERTRSNAHALGKALGISFEEIDIRPAAEEMLTQIGHPFAGGEPVYDVTFENVQAGLRTDYLFRLANDRGGIVVGTGDLSEMALGWCTYGVGDQMSHYAVNTGVPKTLIQHLVRWVISSGEVDENAAEVLRDVLDTRITPELVPAGEEEEVQSTEDAIGPYSLHDFILYYVLRFGFRPAKIAFLAHHAWRDADSGSWPPGFPEEGRYSYELSTIVTWERVFLDRFFGFSQFKRSAIPNGPKVMAGGALSPRGEWRAPSDGTARAWLKELDSLATELGLEDATDSDGVPQTDDAGRDVGAS; encoded by the coding sequence ATGAGCTTCGAGTCGGTCTACTCCCATGGTTTCGCCCGCGTGGCCTCCTGCACCATCCCGGTCGCCATCGCTGATCCCGCCACCAACGCCGACGCGGTCATCACCGAGGTGCGCGCATGCCACGAGGAGGGAGTGGCCCTCGCTGTCTTCCCGGAGCTGTGCCTGACCGGCTACGCGATCGACGACCTGTTCTTGCAGGACGCCGTGCTCGAGGCCACCGGAGCGGCGCTGTCGGCGATCGCCCGGGCCTCGGCCGACCTCCTCCCGGTGATCGTGGTTGGTGCGCCGCTGCGCTGGCGGCATCGGCTCTACAACTGCGCGGTGCTCATCCACCGGGGCGAGATCCTCGGCGTGGTCCCGAAACAGATGATGCCCACCTACCGGGAGTTTTACGAAGCCCGGCACTTCGCCTCGGGTGCCGGCATCCGAGGCCAGTGGATCACCGTCGGCGCACCCAGGCGGCCAGGCCGTGGCAGTTCGGACGAAGATCTCGGGCCTCTCGAGGTGCCCTTCGGCGTCGATCTGCTGACGGAGGCGGTCGACGTTCCCGGCCTGACCATCCATGTTGAGATCTGCGAGGACATGTGGGTTCCGGTGCCACCGAGTGCCCAGGCGGCACTGGCCGGGGCCACGGTGCTGGTCAACCTCTCCGGCTCGCCGATCACCGTGGGCCGTGCCGCGGAGCGGCACCTCCTCGCGAAGTCTGCGTCCTCACGCTGCCTGGCCGCCTACCTCTACGCCGCTGCCGGGCAGGGGGAGTCGAGCAATGACCTCTCCTGGGACGGGCAGACCATGATCTACGAGAACGGCGTGCTGCTCGCTGAGACCGACCGCTTCCCCGACGGGCCCCGCCGCTCGGTGGCCGATGTCGATCTCGACCTGCTCCGCCAGGAGCGCCAGCGCATGGGCACCTTCGACGACAACGCCCGCTCGGTGGAGCAGCATCACCATTCCCGGGGCGACACGACCTCCGAGGGGCACTACCGCCGCCTGATGGTCGAGGTCGAGCCGCCCGTCACGGACGTCGGCCTGCGCCGCGCGATCGACCGCTTCCCCTTCGTGCCCAACTCCGAGGCCCAGCTCGACCAGGACTGCTACGAGGCCTTCGCCATCCAGGTCACCGCTCTGGCCCAGCGCATGCAGGCCATCGGTGAGCCCAAGCTCGTGATCGGCGTCTCCGGCGGGTTGGACTCCACGCACGCATTGCTGGTGGCCGTGCGCGCCATGGACCGCCTCGGGCGGCCACGCAGCGACATCCTCGGGTTCACCCTCCCCGGCTTCGCTACCGGCGAGCGCACCCGCTCCAACGCTCACGCGCTGGGCAAGGCTCTTGGCATCAGCTTCGAGGAGATCGACATCCGGCCGGCAGCCGAGGAGATGCTCACCCAGATCGGGCACCCCTTCGCCGGCGGGGAGCCGGTCTACGACGTGACCTTCGAGAACGTGCAGGCCGGGCTGCGCACCGACTACCTCTTCCGCCTGGCCAATGACCGCGGCGGCATCGTGGTGGGCACCGGGGATCTCTCGGAGATGGCACTGGGATGGTGCACCTACGGTGTCGGAGACCAGATGTCGCACTACGCGGTGAACACCGGGGTGCCGAAGACCCTCATCCAGCACCTGGTGCGCTGGGTCATCTCCTCCGGAGAGGTCGACGAGAACGCCGCGGAGGTGCTGCGCGACGTGCTCGACACGCGCATCACCCCGGAACTGGTGCCCGCCGGCGAAGAGGAAGAGGTGCAGTCCACCGAGGACGCCATCGGTCCCTACTCGCTGCACGACTTCATCCTCTACTACGTGCTGCGCTTCGGCTTCCGGCCCGCCAAAATCGCCTTCCTCGCCCACCATGCATGGCGCGATGCCGACTCGGGTTCCTGGCCACCCGGATTCCCCGAGGAGGGCCGCTACTCCTACGAGCTGTCCACCATCGTGACGTGGGAGCGCGTCTTCCTCGACCGCTTCTTCGGTTTCAGTCAGTTCAAGCGCTCGGCGATTCCCAATGGTCCCAAGGTCATGGCCGGTGGTGCGTTGTCCCCCCGCGGCGAGTGGCGCGCCCCGTCCGACGGCACCGCACGCGCCTGGCTGAAGGAGCTCGACTCTCTCGCGACCGAGCTCGGGCTCGAGGACGCCACCGACAGCGACGGCGTCCCACAGACCGACGACGCCGGCCGCGACGTCGGGGCGAGCTGA